One Mycobacteroides salmoniphilum DNA segment encodes these proteins:
- the rpsI gene encoding 30S ribosomal protein S9 produces MTDIAEEQTPEDNAETTVEAVVEVVVEETADETAVKAAPRSPIVIDKPIQTVGRRKEAVVRVRLVPGTGKFHLDGRTLEEYFPNKVHQQLIKAPLVSVNRVDSVDIFAHLTGGGPSGQAGALRLAIARALIIVEPEDRPVLKKAGFLTRDPRAIERKKYGLKKARKAPQYSKR; encoded by the coding sequence GTGACCGATATCGCTGAAGAGCAGACCCCAGAAGACAACGCGGAAACCACAGTGGAGGCGGTCGTCGAGGTCGTCGTCGAGGAAACTGCCGACGAGACAGCCGTCAAGGCCGCTCCTCGTAGCCCCATTGTGATTGACAAGCCCATTCAGACCGTTGGCCGCCGCAAGGAAGCCGTGGTCCGGGTGCGTCTCGTTCCCGGCACAGGCAAGTTCCACCTGGACGGTCGCACCCTGGAGGAGTACTTCCCGAACAAGGTGCACCAGCAGCTCATCAAGGCGCCGCTGGTTTCCGTCAACCGTGTGGACAGCGTGGACATCTTTGCTCACCTGACCGGTGGCGGCCCTTCGGGTCAGGCAGGCGCACTGCGTCTTGCCATCGCGCGTGCACTCATCATCGTGGAGCCCGAGGACCGTCCGGTGCTGAAGAAGGCCGGCTTCCTCACTCGTGACCCGCGTGCGATCGAGCGTAAGAAGTACGGTCTCAAGAAGGCCCGTAAGGCGCCTCAGTACTCAAAGCGCTGA
- the rplM gene encoding 50S ribosomal protein L13 — translation MPTYTPKAGDITTSWYVIDATDVVLGRLAVQAATLLRGKHKPTYAPHADGGDFVVIINAEKIALSGKKLTDKFAYRHSGYPGGLRKRSIGEQLQKFPTRTVEKAIIGMLPKTKLGHQIERKLKVYAGPEHPHGAQQPIPFEIKQVAQ, via the coding sequence GTGCCTACCTACACGCCGAAGGCGGGTGACATCACCACTAGCTGGTATGTCATCGATGCCACGGATGTAGTACTCGGCCGTCTTGCCGTTCAAGCAGCTACCCTGCTGCGCGGCAAGCACAAGCCGACCTACGCCCCCCATGCCGATGGTGGCGATTTCGTCGTCATCATCAATGCCGAGAAGATTGCCCTGAGCGGCAAGAAGCTCACCGACAAGTTCGCCTACCGTCACTCGGGTTACCCGGGCGGCCTGCGCAAGCGCAGCATCGGCGAGCAGCTGCAGAAGTTCCCCACCCGCACGGTGGAGAAGGCAATTATCGGCATGCTGCCCAAGACCAAGCTGGGCCACCAGATCGAGCGCAAGCTCAAGGTGTACGCCGGCCCGGAGCACCCGCACGGTGCGCAGCAGCCGATCCCGTTCGAGATTAAGCAGGTGGCTCAGTGA
- a CDS encoding WXG100 family type VII secretion target, producing the protein MQITYNHGEIDALVADVKGIINKFQAGLEELQHDIQPLVQQAEGQEATAYQEYQKAWHQSAQDLNQILTQLNSKVDQGNQDAQHTDQSAAGAWHG; encoded by the coding sequence ATGCAGATTACTTACAACCACGGCGAGATCGATGCGCTGGTTGCCGATGTCAAGGGCATCATCAACAAGTTCCAGGCCGGCCTTGAGGAGCTGCAGCACGACATTCAGCCCCTCGTCCAGCAGGCCGAGGGCCAGGAAGCGACTGCGTACCAGGAGTACCAGAAGGCCTGGCACCAGTCCGCCCAGGACCTGAACCAGATCCTGACCCAGCTCAACTCCAAGGTTGACCAGGGTAACCAGGATGCGCAGCACACCGATCAGAGCGCTGCGGGCGCCTGGCACGGCTAA
- a CDS encoding WXG100 family type VII secretion target, with the protein MAVFQNDLALLDSTGKKIDGKYQEFTAMQSQLRDRVAVGTSTWQGQARHAFDEAMARFDQEMGDIQKVLLQIHDTMDSNKRRIQEMDESQTF; encoded by the coding sequence GTGGCTGTTTTTCAGAATGACCTGGCGTTGCTCGATTCCACGGGCAAGAAGATCGACGGCAAGTACCAGGAATTCACTGCGATGCAGTCCCAGCTGCGGGATCGCGTAGCGGTGGGTACCAGCACGTGGCAGGGTCAGGCGCGGCATGCCTTTGATGAGGCGATGGCTCGTTTCGATCAGGAGATGGGCGACATCCAGAAGGTGCTCTTGCAGATCCACGACACCATGGATTCGAACAAGCGCCGCATCCAGGAGATGGATGAGAGCCAGACCTTCTAG
- a CDS encoding type VII secretion-associated protein: MILDRDPQTGTRVAIEVTETAVRVRTDDGIREAGRSDVRSAVAALDDEAALLPGRVVPSRALWAALFESLLTDRNAPVRLDSMLLIYPTTWSAGRRTLLSNAARMMAATLTVRSRAFALAERGVRTDLSGRSFVVVEVSPGEVAVTVVGQGSAGEPASTVRHLEERSWESKSAADVARAVARAVEEVVRGERPGVAAILVDSAEGEMGEAIVDAVDRIGLTPGVSQVADDAVFRDVGQAPRVSAFIEGPADEPAVARRPEWTPASSSSRSVPRLPAWWPVAAIGLAAAIVVAGVVLTVAFTRERQPSPTTPAVATALLVEGRVQFMVPADWAVRRIPAGGAGSARVEVISPKDPEVVVHVTQVRVKSTETLASTAETLRAAMDKESPGVFTDFTADDRTMERPAVTYTEVREGHDVAWTVLLDGDLRIGVGCQFKKNNYATVQQACEMAIRTAHAVKSGS, encoded by the coding sequence GTGATTCTGGATCGCGACCCGCAGACAGGGACGCGGGTAGCGATCGAAGTGACCGAGACCGCCGTCCGGGTACGAACCGACGACGGCATCCGTGAGGCCGGGCGTTCCGATGTTCGGTCGGCGGTTGCCGCACTCGACGACGAGGCGGCCCTGCTTCCGGGTCGTGTCGTCCCGTCCCGCGCACTCTGGGCCGCCCTGTTCGAGTCGTTGCTTACCGATCGGAACGCGCCGGTCCGCCTCGATTCCATGCTGCTGATCTACCCAACGACGTGGAGTGCCGGTCGGCGCACGTTGTTGTCGAATGCCGCGCGAATGATGGCGGCGACGCTGACCGTGCGCTCGCGCGCTTTCGCACTTGCCGAACGCGGTGTGCGCACCGATTTGTCGGGACGCTCGTTCGTGGTGGTCGAGGTGTCGCCGGGCGAGGTCGCCGTCACGGTGGTGGGACAGGGCTCCGCCGGTGAGCCGGCCTCGACGGTTCGTCATCTCGAAGAGCGGTCCTGGGAGAGCAAGTCGGCAGCAGATGTCGCGCGCGCGGTGGCGCGAGCCGTCGAGGAGGTGGTCCGCGGCGAACGGCCCGGAGTCGCGGCGATCCTTGTCGACTCGGCCGAAGGCGAAATGGGCGAGGCGATTGTCGATGCGGTCGATCGGATCGGCCTGACCCCCGGGGTGTCGCAGGTCGCCGACGATGCGGTCTTCCGCGATGTGGGCCAGGCTCCCCGCGTCTCGGCGTTCATCGAGGGGCCCGCTGACGAGCCCGCCGTGGCCAGACGGCCCGAATGGACACCCGCCTCATCATCCTCCAGATCGGTTCCACGACTTCCGGCATGGTGGCCGGTCGCCGCGATTGGTCTGGCGGCCGCGATCGTCGTGGCGGGTGTGGTGTTGACGGTGGCCTTCACCCGGGAACGACAACCGTCACCGACGACTCCCGCGGTGGCGACAGCACTGCTGGTGGAGGGGCGGGTGCAGTTCATGGTGCCCGCCGACTGGGCGGTACGGCGCATCCCCGCGGGCGGTGCTGGTTCGGCTCGGGTGGAGGTGATCTCGCCCAAGGATCCCGAGGTGGTCGTGCATGTGACCCAGGTGCGGGTGAAGTCGACCGAGACCTTGGCATCAACGGCCGAGACGCTCCGAGCCGCCATGGACAAGGAATCGCCGGGGGTATTCACGGACTTCACGGCCGACGATCGCACGATGGAGCGGCCGGCGGTCACCTACACCGAGGTGCGCGAGGGCCATGACGTCGCGTGGACCGTCCTTCTGGACGGCGACCTGCGGATAGGTGTTGGCTGTCAGTTCAAGAAGAATAACTATGCGACTGTCCAGCAGGCCTGCGAAATGGCTATTCGAACTGCTCATGCGGTGAAATCAGGTAGCTGA